The proteins below come from a single Oscillospiraceae bacterium genomic window:
- a CDS encoding GTP-binding protein yields MAENKTKIDIFSGFLGAGKTTLIKKLIKEAFAGEKIVLIENEFGEIGIDGGFMREAGIQVNELNSGCICCSLVGDFREALKKVVETYHPDRILIEPSGVGKLSDVTRAVEGVAETLPVLLNSFVTVADVNKVKMYMKNFGEFYDDQVSHASCIILSRTGNAGEDKVAAAVALLAEKNPTATIVTTDWTALTGAQIVSVMDGKRDLVAELLDEARAANEAHAGEEEHHHHHHHHDEDEHDHEHCCHHDHDEDEHDHEHCCHHDHDEDEHDHEHCCHHDHDEDEHDHEHCCHHDHDEDDHDHEHCCHHDHDEDDHHHEHHYDEHGVCSCGHHHDHDADEVFTSWGKETAHKYSREDLDKALHALDEGAYGMILRAKGIVDGGDTWYEFDMVPGEHEIRTCGPDVTGKLCVIGSELKEHEIAELFHV; encoded by the coding sequence ATGGCTGAAAACAAAACCAAGATCGACATTTTCTCCGGCTTTCTCGGTGCCGGCAAGACCACCCTTATCAAAAAGCTCATCAAAGAGGCGTTCGCGGGCGAAAAGATCGTCCTGATCGAGAACGAATTCGGCGAGATCGGCATTGACGGCGGCTTTATGCGCGAGGCCGGTATTCAGGTCAACGAGCTGAACTCCGGCTGCATCTGCTGCAGTCTGGTCGGCGATTTCCGCGAGGCGCTGAAAAAGGTCGTTGAGACCTACCACCCCGACCGCATCCTCATCGAGCCGTCCGGCGTTGGCAAGCTGAGCGATGTCACCCGCGCAGTCGAGGGCGTGGCCGAGACCCTGCCGGTGCTGCTGAACAGCTTTGTCACCGTGGCCGATGTCAACAAGGTCAAGATGTATATGAAGAACTTCGGCGAGTTCTATGACGATCAGGTCAGCCATGCCTCCTGCATCATCCTGAGCCGCACCGGCAACGCCGGCGAGGATAAGGTCGCTGCCGCCGTTGCCCTGCTGGCCGAGAAGAACCCCACCGCCACCATCGTCACCACCGACTGGACCGCCCTGACCGGCGCCCAGATCGTCTCTGTCATGGACGGCAAGCGCGACCTTGTGGCCGAGCTGCTGGACGAGGCCCGCGCCGCCAACGAGGCACATGCCGGTGAGGAGGAGCATCACCACCACCATCATCACCATGATGAGGACGAGCATGACCACGAGCATTGCTGCCATCACGACCATGACGAGGACGAGCATGACCACGAGCATTGCTGCCATCACGACCATGACGAGGACGAGCATGACCACGAGCATTGCTGCCATCATGACCATGACGAGGATGAGCACGACCACGAGCATTGCTGCCATCACGATCATGACGAGGATGACCACGACCATGAGCATTGCTGCCATCATGACCATGATGAGGATGACCACCATCATGAGCATCACTACGATGAGCATGGCGTCTGCAGCTGCGGCCACCACCACGACCATGATGCCGATGAGGTGTTCACCAGCTGGGGCAAGGAGACGGCCCACAAGTACAGCCGCGAGGATCTCGACAAGGCGCTGCACGCGCTGGACGAGGGTGCTTACGGCATGATCCTGCGCGCCAAGGGCATCGTGGACGGCGGCGACACATGGTATGAGTTCGATATGGTTCCCGGCGAGCATGAGATCCGCACCTGTGGCCCCGATGTCACCGGCAAGCTCTGTGTGATCGGCTCCGAGCTGAAAGAGCACGAGATCGCCGAGCTGTTCCATGTTTGA
- a CDS encoding outer membrane insertion C- signal gives MPKQIPVYLFVGQLESGKTKFIQETMEDPNFDSGDKTLLLVCEEGEIEYDPKKFAFGGVHVAQIEDKSELTQENLTALEKKSGCGRVIIEYNGMWLVQELYDALPDNWLVYQCLATADGTTIKTYAGDSAMRSLLLDKIRGSELLVVNRAEAVNDDESRQLIHKLVRQASRRCDIAYEFANGSVAYDDIPDPLPFDVDAPVIEIPEEFFGVWYMDCMDDPKKYDGKTVKYLAQVCQTQQAGKGSFVPGRFAMTCCVQDIQFVGMPCRYDDYKSLEQRSWINITAKVNVKYHPIYKGQTPDSTGPVLTAISVEPGEKPAQDVVMFS, from the coding sequence ATGCCTAAACAAATCCCCGTATACCTTTTTGTCGGCCAGCTGGAGAGCGGCAAGACAAAATTCATTCAGGAAACGATGGAGGACCCCAACTTCGACTCCGGCGACAAGACGCTGCTGCTGGTCTGCGAGGAGGGCGAGATCGAGTATGATCCCAAAAAGTTTGCCTTCGGCGGCGTGCATGTTGCCCAGATCGAGGACAAGAGCGAGCTGACGCAGGAGAACCTGACCGCGCTGGAGAAAAAGTCCGGCTGCGGCCGCGTTATCATCGAGTACAACGGCATGTGGCTTGTGCAGGAATTGTATGATGCCCTGCCGGACAACTGGCTCGTCTACCAGTGTCTGGCCACGGCGGATGGCACGACCATCAAGACCTACGCGGGTGACAGCGCCATGCGCAGCCTGCTGTTGGATAAGATTCGCGGCAGCGAGCTGCTGGTCGTCAACCGTGCCGAGGCTGTCAACGATGATGAGAGCCGCCAGCTGATCCACAAGCTGGTCCGTCAGGCCAGCCGCCGCTGCGACATTGCCTATGAGTTCGCCAACGGCAGCGTTGCCTACGATGACATCCCCGACCCGCTGCCCTTTGATGTGGACGCCCCCGTCATTGAGATCCCGGAGGAGTTCTTCGGCGTCTGGTACATGGACTGCATGGACGATCCGAAGAAATATGACGGCAAGACGGTGAAATATCTGGCGCAGGTCTGCCAGACCCAGCAGGCCGGAAAAGGCTCGTTCGTGCCCGGCCGCTTTGCCATGACCTGCTGCGTGCAGGATATCCAGTTTGTCGGCATGCCCTGCCGCTATGACGATTACAAGAGTCTGGAGCAGCGCAGCTGGATCAACATTACCGCCAAGGTCAATGTAAAATACCACCCCATCTACAAGGGCCAGACGCCGGACTCCACCGGCCCGGTCCTGACCGCGATTTCTGTGGAACCCGGCGAGAAGCCCGCACAGGATGTCGTGATGTTCAGCTAA
- a CDS encoding L,D-transpeptidase produces the protein MSNLRRILPLLLCLSLLCACVQMPNAPKDETPLQSPLPTATAESSAAPAPTATPEPTMVPAMATAHDNATRTAPVIEDPAVWDDNAEEVLSALEKQFASYGMTLTAKEGYPYLLAVNNAGGTVTVYTVDAATGRYAVPFMAMVCSGGADTPTGYFSTPVDYSWRLLMGPSYGQYATRIYSSYLFHSVPYYSQHKDDVEYDEFNKLGTIASLGCIRLAVVDVKWIYDNCPLGTPVVIYNDKENPGPMGKPGTIYTDPADTEKRGWDPTDPDPANPWDDAFESGTAIRSQAAWDQWESEREGWLKSLTPTDLQGWSTDSKIEGTRG, from the coding sequence ATGTCGAACCTACGCCGTATCCTGCCGCTGCTGCTCTGCCTGAGCCTGCTGTGTGCCTGTGTGCAGATGCCCAACGCCCCCAAGGACGAGACCCCGCTGCAAAGCCCCCTGCCCACCGCCACGGCGGAGAGCAGCGCCGCCCCCGCCCCGACCGCCACGCCGGAGCCGACCATGGTGCCCGCCATGGCAACCGCCCATGACAACGCGACCCGTACCGCACCGGTGATCGAAGACCCCGCCGTCTGGGACGACAACGCCGAGGAGGTGCTGTCTGCGCTGGAAAAGCAGTTTGCCTCCTACGGCATGACCCTGACCGCCAAGGAGGGGTACCCCTACCTGCTGGCCGTCAACAACGCGGGCGGGACCGTCACCGTCTACACCGTGGACGCCGCCACCGGCCGCTACGCCGTACCCTTTATGGCCATGGTCTGCAGCGGCGGCGCGGACACCCCGACCGGCTATTTTTCCACCCCCGTGGACTACAGCTGGCGGCTGCTGATGGGCCCGAGCTACGGCCAGTATGCGACCCGCATCTACAGCAGCTACCTGTTCCACAGCGTACCCTACTACAGCCAGCACAAGGACGATGTGGAGTATGACGAGTTCAACAAGCTGGGCACGATTGCCAGCCTTGGCTGCATCCGGCTGGCGGTCGTGGATGTAAAGTGGATCTACGACAACTGCCCGCTGGGCACGCCGGTCGTGATCTACAACGACAAGGAGAACCCCGGCCCGATGGGCAAGCCCGGCACGATCTACACCGACCCCGCCGACACTGAGAAGCGCGGCTGGGACCCCACCGACCCGGACCCCGCCAACCCGTGGGACGATGCCTTCGAGAGCGGCACAGCCATCCGCAGTCAGGCCGCCTGGGACCAGTGGGAGAGCGAGCGCGAAGGCTGGCTGAAGAGCCTGACCCCGACCGATCTGCAGGGGTGGAGCACGGATTCCAAGATTGAGGGAACGAGAGGGTAA
- a CDS encoding pyridoxal phosphate-dependent aminotransferase produces the protein MIAQHYKDMLGAKSVIRQISEWSTARGAQIGYENVFDYSLGNPSVPCPPQFTAACENLLQSTDPVTLHGYTPTLTLPSARKAVAESLNQRFGMDYTADYIFMTSGAAGALAHALRCVAVPGQNIVTFAPFFPEYKPYVEGAGLTLRVTPPRCADFQIDFAAFAPLVDENTAAVLINSPNNPSGTAYSAETLQQLADFLVEASARFGHHIFLISDEPYREIAFGGTAIPYPAKFYDDTLTCYSFSKSLSVPGERIGYLAANPRCEDAASIVPMCGQISRGTGHNCPSSLIQMAVERCLAVTSDLSVYETNMNLLYDELCALGFTVVKPDGTFYIFPKALEEDAKAFCRKAQKYDLALVPGDSFGCPGYFRMAYCIGTEKVRRSFAALERFVAAEYGVTKQ, from the coding sequence ATGATTGCACAGCACTATAAAGATATGCTGGGTGCCAAGTCTGTCATTCGGCAGATTTCTGAGTGGAGCACCGCGCGCGGCGCACAGATCGGCTACGAAAATGTATTTGACTACTCGCTGGGCAATCCCTCGGTGCCCTGCCCGCCGCAGTTCACCGCCGCGTGCGAGAATTTGCTGCAAAGCACCGACCCCGTCACGCTGCACGGCTACACACCGACCCTGACGCTGCCCTCCGCCCGCAAGGCCGTGGCCGAGAGCCTGAACCAACGCTTCGGCATGGACTACACCGCCGACTACATCTTTATGACGAGCGGTGCGGCCGGCGCGCTGGCCCATGCCCTGCGCTGCGTGGCTGTGCCCGGGCAGAACATCGTGACCTTTGCGCCGTTCTTCCCCGAATATAAGCCCTATGTTGAGGGCGCGGGCCTGACGCTGCGCGTCACACCGCCCCGCTGCGCGGATTTCCAGATCGACTTTGCCGCCTTTGCGCCGCTGGTGGACGAGAACACCGCCGCCGTCCTCATCAACAGCCCCAACAACCCCAGCGGCACCGCCTACAGCGCCGAAACGCTGCAGCAGCTTGCGGATTTCCTTGTTGAGGCGTCCGCCCGATTCGGCCACCACATCTTCCTGATCTCCGATGAGCCGTACCGCGAGATCGCGTTCGGCGGCACCGCGATCCCCTACCCTGCCAAATTCTACGATGACACGCTCACCTGCTATTCCTTCTCCAAGAGCCTGAGCGTCCCGGGTGAGCGCATCGGCTATCTGGCCGCCAACCCCCGGTGCGAGGACGCCGCTTCTATCGTGCCGATGTGCGGGCAGATCTCCCGCGGGACCGGCCACAACTGCCCGTCCTCCCTGATCCAGATGGCGGTGGAGCGCTGCCTTGCGGTGACGAGCGATCTGTCTGTCTATGAGACGAACATGAACCTGCTCTATGACGAGCTGTGCGCGCTCGGCTTTACCGTTGTCAAGCCGGACGGCACCTTCTACATCTTCCCCAAAGCGCTTGAGGAGGACGCCAAGGCGTTCTGCCGCAAGGCGCAGAAATACGATCTGGCGCTTGTCCCCGGCGACAGCTTCGGCTGTCCGGGCTACTTCCGCATGGCCTACTGCATCGGGACCGAAAAGGTCCGCCGCAGCTTTGCTGCGCTGGAGCGGTTTGTGGCAGCGGAGTACGGCGTCACCAAGCAATAA
- a CDS encoding HAD-IA family hydrolase, producing MYKTVLFDLDGTLLNTIDDLADSANRVCAAHGWPQHDTAQYRYFVGNGIPKLVERFSPADCRSPAQLAATLAEFDQVYGVHMHDKTAPYPGIPELLARLKAAGVKMAVFSNKADEFARAVVARYFDADLFEIVRGALPDVPTKPAPEGTRALMASLGVTPDGSVLYVGDSNVDADTAHNAGLPCCGVLWGFRTREELTAAGAEYLAEDAAALEKVILE from the coding sequence ATGTATAAAACCGTACTGTTTGATCTTGACGGAACCCTGTTGAACACGATCGACGATCTGGCGGACTCCGCCAACCGCGTCTGCGCCGCCCACGGCTGGCCCCAGCACGATACTGCGCAGTACCGCTATTTTGTGGGCAACGGCATCCCCAAGCTGGTGGAGCGTTTCAGCCCTGCGGACTGCCGCAGCCCCGCGCAGCTGGCCGCCACACTGGCCGAGTTTGACCAAGTATACGGCGTGCACATGCACGACAAGACAGCGCCCTACCCCGGCATACCGGAGCTGCTGGCGCGCCTGAAAGCCGCCGGGGTGAAGATGGCGGTATTTTCCAACAAGGCGGACGAGTTTGCCCGCGCCGTGGTGGCCCGCTACTTTGACGCCGACCTGTTTGAGATCGTGCGCGGCGCATTGCCCGATGTACCGACCAAGCCCGCACCCGAGGGCACCCGCGCGCTGATGGCAAGCCTTGGCGTAACGCCGGACGGCAGCGTACTGTATGTCGGCGACAGCAATGTCGATGCCGACACCGCGCACAACGCCGGCCTGCCCTGCTGCGGCGTGCTGTGGGGCTTCCGCACCCGGGAGGAGCTGACCGCCGCCGGGGCCGAATACCTTGCCGAGGACGCCGCCGCACTGGAAAAGGTGATTTTGGAGTGA
- a CDS encoding undecaprenyl-diphosphate phosphatase, whose product MELFFDMLRSIVYGVIEGITEWLPISSTGHMILAEQVLKFSLSAEFMEMFRVVIQLGAILAVVVLYFKKLWPFCGDNGRDSGLAKHIRWPVMRLWGKIIVACLPAAVLGLLLDDWMDAHLYNSVVVAIMLIVYGIAFILIERRPRVPTTTKLSRITYKQAIIVGAWQVLALIPGTSRSGATIIGGLLCGMSRACASQFTFFLAIPVMAGASGLKLVKFLAKGGVFTLGEVGTLLVGCIVAFVVSILAIRFLMDYVKKHTFTVFGWYRIALGILVLGIWALQSFVLA is encoded by the coding sequence ATGGAATTGTTTTTTGATATGCTGCGCTCGATCGTCTACGGCGTGATCGAGGGCATTACCGAATGGCTGCCCATCTCCAGCACCGGCCACATGATTCTGGCCGAGCAGGTGCTGAAATTCAGCCTGAGCGCCGAGTTTATGGAGATGTTCCGCGTTGTCATCCAGCTGGGTGCGATCCTCGCGGTCGTGGTGCTTTACTTCAAAAAGCTGTGGCCCTTCTGCGGCGATAACGGCCGCGACTCCGGTCTGGCCAAGCACATCCGCTGGCCGGTCATGCGGCTGTGGGGCAAGATCATCGTGGCCTGTCTGCCCGCCGCCGTGCTGGGCCTGCTGCTGGATGACTGGATGGACGCACACCTCTACAACAGCGTGGTCGTTGCGATCATGCTGATCGTCTACGGCATTGCGTTCATCCTGATCGAGCGCCGCCCCCGCGTGCCCACCACCACCAAGCTGAGCCGCATTACCTACAAGCAGGCAATCATTGTGGGCGCATGGCAGGTGCTGGCGCTGATCCCCGGCACCTCCCGCAGCGGCGCGACCATCATCGGCGGCCTGCTCTGCGGCATGAGCCGCGCCTGCGCGTCCCAGTTCACCTTCTTTTTGGCCATCCCGGTCATGGCGGGTGCCTCCGGCCTCAAGCTGGTCAAGTTCCTTGCCAAGGGCGGCGTCTTTACGCTCGGTGAGGTCGGCACGCTGCTGGTGGGCTGCATTGTGGCGTTTGTCGTCTCGATCCTTGCGATCCGCTTCCTGATGGATTATGTCAAAAAGCACACCTTCACGGTGTTCGGCTGGTACCGCATCGCGCTCGGCATCCTTGTGCTGGGCATCTGGGCGCTGCAGAGCTTCGTGCTGGCGTAA
- a CDS encoding ATP-binding protein: MTDENTQKQPLSMTRRYRRGLILTGVLCVLAMLAAATVLFQRSYVERVDSYLAQICDGYAAAYKAQGTHDAASFVTMLPEESARTLRFTLIDADGTVLFDSKASALVYDGTHTLCAVMDSSLPNHADRPEFRQAMEKGSASVTRESETMQTETHYYALRIDTPDGTQVLRVGEDIANIWGLSADTLPLLSAAVVLILLAATLFSWWLTRRMVQPINHLAEHLDTIEADVPYEELIPLARTIQTDRKLREDNETMRREFTANVSHELKTPLTSISGYAELIETGMAKAEDIPTFAARIHKEAQRMIALVSDILQLSELDSNQASRTREAAAEAVPVDLAALVKETAQNMTVNARRAYVTLQYDARPATVQGSRDQLSELTQNLCDNAIRYNRPGGHVELRCGVGSDGCPYFEVEDNGIGIPQDSQTRVFERFYRVDKSRSKATGGTGLGLAIVKHIALLHDARIDLQSQVGTGTTIRVTFPKNP; the protein is encoded by the coding sequence ATGACTGACGAAAACACCCAAAAGCAGCCGTTGAGCATGACCCGCCGCTACCGCCGCGGCCTGATCCTGACCGGCGTGCTCTGCGTGCTGGCGATGCTGGCCGCCGCCACGGTGCTGTTCCAGCGCAGCTATGTGGAGCGGGTGGACAGCTACCTTGCCCAGATCTGCGACGGATACGCCGCCGCCTACAAGGCGCAGGGCACCCACGATGCCGCGTCCTTTGTGACCATGCTGCCGGAGGAGAGCGCCCGCACCCTGCGCTTTACGCTGATTGATGCAGACGGCACCGTGCTTTTTGACAGCAAAGCCTCGGCGCTTGTCTACGATGGCACCCATACGCTCTGTGCCGTCATGGACTCCAGCCTGCCCAACCACGCCGACCGGCCGGAGTTCCGGCAGGCGATGGAGAAGGGCAGCGCCAGCGTGACCCGCGAAAGCGAGACGATGCAGACCGAGACCCACTACTACGCGCTGCGCATCGACACACCGGACGGGACGCAGGTGCTGCGCGTGGGCGAGGACATTGCGAACATCTGGGGCCTGAGCGCCGACACGCTGCCGCTGCTTTCCGCGGCGGTCGTGCTGATCCTGCTGGCGGCCACGCTGTTCAGCTGGTGGCTGACCCGCCGCATGGTGCAGCCCATCAACCATCTGGCCGAGCATCTCGACACGATCGAGGCCGATGTGCCGTATGAAGAATTGATCCCGCTGGCGCGGACGATCCAGACCGACCGCAAGCTGCGCGAGGACAACGAAACGATGCGCCGTGAGTTCACCGCCAATGTCAGCCACGAGCTGAAAACCCCGCTGACGAGCATCTCCGGCTATGCGGAGCTGATCGAGACCGGCATGGCCAAAGCCGAGGACATCCCGACTTTTGCCGCCCGCATCCACAAGGAGGCGCAGCGGATGATCGCGCTTGTCAGCGACATTCTGCAGCTGAGCGAGCTGGACAGCAATCAGGCCAGCCGCACCCGCGAGGCAGCGGCCGAGGCTGTGCCGGTGGATCTGGCCGCGCTGGTCAAGGAGACCGCCCAGAACATGACGGTCAACGCCCGCCGCGCCTATGTGACGCTGCAGTATGACGCCCGGCCCGCCACGGTGCAGGGCAGCCGCGACCAGCTGAGCGAGCTGACCCAGAACCTGTGCGACAACGCCATACGCTACAACCGCCCGGGCGGCCATGTAGAGCTGCGCTGCGGCGTGGGCAGCGACGGTTGCCCCTACTTTGAGGTCGAGGATAACGGCATCGGCATCCCGCAGGACAGCCAGACCCGCGTGTTTGAGCGGTTCTACCGCGTGGACAAGAGCCGCTCCAAGGCAACCGGCGGCACCGGTCTGGGCCTTGCGATCGTCAAGCACATTGCCCTTTTGCACGATGCGCGCATCGACCTGCAGAGTCAGGTCGGCACCGGGACGACCATACGGGTGACCTTCCCGAAAAATCCATAG
- a CDS encoding response regulator transcription factor, protein MIYIVEDDSSIRELEQYALQSNGYDARGCEDAASFWAAVREARPELVILDVMLPDEDGYQILNKLRADPACAHLPVIMVTAKTSEIDVVKGLDHGADDYLCKPFGIMEFISRVRAVLRRAAVAAPAPAASTLHFGEIVLDDVARTVRVGGTPVELTYKEYSLLHLFLEHPEEVLARERIMKDVWDTDDLLESRTIDMHVRTLRQKLGAAGEAIRTVRKVGYKLSTEGSDD, encoded by the coding sequence ATGATCTACATCGTCGAGGACGATTCCAGCATCCGTGAGCTGGAGCAATACGCGCTGCAGTCCAACGGCTATGACGCCCGCGGCTGCGAGGACGCCGCCAGCTTCTGGGCTGCCGTGCGCGAGGCCCGGCCCGAGCTGGTTATTCTGGATGTGATGCTGCCCGATGAGGACGGCTACCAGATCCTGAACAAGCTGCGCGCCGACCCCGCCTGCGCACACCTGCCGGTCATTATGGTCACGGCCAAGACCAGCGAAATTGATGTCGTCAAGGGGCTCGACCACGGCGCGGACGACTACCTCTGCAAGCCGTTCGGCATCATGGAGTTTATCTCCCGCGTGCGAGCCGTGCTGCGCCGCGCGGCGGTTGCCGCCCCCGCGCCGGCTGCATCCACCCTGCATTTCGGTGAGATCGTGCTGGACGATGTGGCCCGCACGGTCCGTGTGGGCGGCACACCCGTTGAGCTGACTTACAAGGAATACTCGCTGCTGCATCTGTTTTTGGAGCATCCCGAGGAGGTACTGGCCCGCGAGCGGATCATGAAGGATGTCTGGGACACCGATGATCTGCTGGAGTCCCGCACGATTGACATGCATGTGCGCACCCTGCGCCAGAAGCTGGGCGCAGCGGGTGAGGCCATCCGCACCGTGCGCAAGGTGGGCTACAAGCTCAGCACGGAGGGCAGCGATGACTGA
- a CDS encoding Na/Pi cotransporter family protein produces MTIFNVFTLMGGIAMFLYGMDLMGKALEQTAGSKLQGILSTMTSSPIRGLLLGMAVTAVIQSSGATTVMAVGFVNSGLMELHQAISVIMGANVGTTVTGWLLSLSGLEGDSFITQMMNPNAWSPILGFIGIWMYMIGKDRKRGVGKIMLGFAILMAGMNTMSHAMSPLADEPWFMDLFLSFKNPILGVIAGAVLTAVLQSSSASVGILQALTSTGAVTYSAAVPIIMGQNIGTTVTALISSAGANKNAKRTAFVHLYFNLIGTIIFLCGFYGLNALIGFSFFADTANTFGIAIVHTVFNVVTTAILLPFNRVLEKLAILTVPDSPADQKQENTLLDDRLLTTPSVAVGRAMLTGSDMAEICRTALLQAMSTTRVWNDAIADEVLRKEDAVDHYEDVLGTYLVKLSAKHLSVDDNRTVNTLLHTIGDFERVSDHAVNLIKTAEEIRDKSIKFSDEALGDLSVLEAAVQDIVNRTVDAFQKGDTYAAKKIEPLEQVVDGLVREVKSRHIARLQAGACTIEYGFVLDDLLTNYERIADHCSNIAVAMIEVAADKFDTHEYLNTVKHGDDVKFERRYEKYRGRYTFPPEAYSEPAENPAEN; encoded by the coding sequence ATGACCATATTTAATGTGTTCACCCTGATGGGCGGCATTGCCATGTTCCTGTATGGCATGGACCTGATGGGTAAAGCGCTGGAGCAGACAGCCGGCAGTAAGCTGCAGGGCATTCTGTCCACCATGACCAGCAGCCCCATCCGCGGCCTGCTGCTCGGCATGGCCGTCACCGCCGTCATTCAGTCCAGCGGTGCCACCACCGTTATGGCGGTCGGCTTCGTCAACTCGGGTCTGATGGAGCTGCATCAGGCCATCAGCGTCATTATGGGCGCGAATGTCGGCACCACCGTCACCGGCTGGCTGCTGTCGCTGTCCGGCCTCGAGGGTGACAGCTTCATCACCCAGATGATGAACCCCAATGCCTGGAGCCCAATCCTCGGCTTTATCGGCATCTGGATGTATATGATCGGCAAGGACCGCAAGCGCGGCGTCGGTAAAATTATGCTGGGCTTCGCCATTTTGATGGCCGGCATGAACACGATGTCCCATGCCATGTCCCCGCTGGCCGATGAGCCGTGGTTCATGGATCTGTTCCTCAGCTTCAAAAATCCCATCCTCGGCGTTATCGCGGGCGCGGTGCTGACGGCTGTTTTGCAGTCCTCGTCCGCATCGGTCGGTATCCTGCAGGCCCTGACCAGCACCGGCGCGGTCACCTACTCCGCTGCCGTGCCCATCATCATGGGCCAGAACATCGGCACCACCGTCACGGCGCTGATCTCCTCCGCCGGTGCCAACAAGAACGCCAAGCGCACCGCCTTTGTCCATCTGTATTTCAACCTGATCGGCACCATCATCTTCCTGTGCGGGTTCTACGGCCTGAACGCGCTGATCGGGTTCAGCTTCTTTGCCGACACGGCCAACACCTTCGGCATTGCCATCGTCCACACGGTCTTTAATGTCGTGACGACCGCGATCCTGCTGCCGTTCAACCGTGTGCTGGAGAAGCTTGCCATCCTGACCGTGCCCGATTCCCCCGCCGACCAAAAGCAGGAGAACACCCTGCTGGACGACCGTCTGCTCACCACCCCGTCCGTGGCCGTTGGCCGCGCCATGCTGACCGGCAGCGATATGGCGGAAATCTGCCGCACCGCGCTTTTGCAGGCCATGTCCACCACCCGCGTCTGGAACGATGCCATTGCGGATGAAGTCCTGCGCAAAGAGGACGCCGTTGACCATTATGAGGACGTGCTGGGCACCTACCTTGTCAAGCTGAGCGCCAAGCATCTCTCGGTGGACGACAACCGCACCGTCAACACGCTGCTGCACACGATCGGCGACTTTGAGCGCGTCTCCGACCATGCCGTCAACCTGATCAAGACGGCCGAGGAGATCCGCGACAAGTCGATCAAATTCAGTGACGAGGCCCTTGGCGACCTGAGCGTGCTCGAGGCCGCCGTGCAGGACATCGTGAACCGCACGGTCGATGCCTTCCAGAAGGGCGACACCTACGCCGCCAAAAAGATCGAGCCGCTGGAGCAGGTCGTGGACGGTCTTGTGCGCGAGGTCAAGAGCCGCCATATCGCCCGCCTGCAGGCCGGTGCCTGCACGATTGAGTACGGCTTTGTGCTGGACGATCTGCTGACCAACTATGAGCGCATCGCCGACCACTGCTCGAACATTGCCGTTGCGATGATCGAGGTCGCCGCCGATAAGTTTGACACCCACGAATACCTCAACACCGTCAAGCACGGTGATGATGTCAAATTTGAGCGCCGGTACGAGAAATACCGCGGCCGCTACACCTTCCCGCCGGAGGCATATTCCGAGCCTGCTGAAAATCCGGCCGAAAACTAA